In Nostoc sp. GT001, a genomic segment contains:
- a CDS encoding DUF2281 domain-containing protein, translating to MSIEEIMIDKVRILPPDKQQDALDFVEFLLAKIQKQELSSQDKNLGVSALSLAQQYVGCVEAASDLSTNKDYMDGYGSRSGDRYCPIFRV from the coding sequence ATGAGTATTGAAGAAATTATGATAGACAAGGTAAGAATATTACCTCCTGATAAGCAACAAGATGCGTTAGATTTTGTAGAATTTTTACTTGCAAAAATACAAAAGCAAGAGTTATCTTCTCAAGATAAAAATTTAGGGGTTTCAGCTTTGAGTTTGGCTCAACAATATGTTGGTTGTGTGGAAGCAGCGAGTGATTTGTCTACTAATAAAGATTATATGGATGGTTACGGTTCGCGATCAGGCGATAGGTATTGCCCAATCTTTAGAGTGTGA
- a CDS encoding DUF4926 domain-containing protein, with protein MIQELDRVILTRDLPKHSLEEDDIGTVVFVHQGGKGYEVEFVTLDGETVAIVSLYSIQVRHIGRK; from the coding sequence ATGATTCAAGAACTCGATCGGGTTATTTTGACTAGGGATCTCCCAAAACATAGCTTAGAAGAGGATGATATAGGTACAGTTGTTTTCGTGCATCAGGGTGGCAAAGGATATGAGGTTGAATTTGTCACATTAGATGGAGAAACTGTGGCAATTGTTTCACTCTACAGCATACAAGTACGTCACATTGGTAGAAAATAA
- the aroH gene encoding chorismate mutase: MRAIRGATTASENTVETIQEVVTELLNELENRNQFQPTDIISVTFSVTRDLDAVFPAAIARARPGWDNVAMLDVQQMHVEGSLQRCIRFLIHAYLPASASIHHIYLRNAASLRPDWSLPQTLQASQQAVKSKV; this comes from the coding sequence ATGCGGGCTATTCGCGGAGCAACAACCGCTTCAGAAAATACTGTTGAGACAATTCAAGAGGTAGTTACAGAACTACTCAATGAACTGGAAAACCGGAATCAATTCCAGCCAACGGACATCATTAGTGTGACTTTTTCAGTGACACGCGATTTGGATGCAGTTTTTCCAGCTGCGATCGCAAGAGCGCGTCCTGGTTGGGATAATGTGGCTATGTTGGATGTGCAGCAAATGCACGTCGAAGGCAGCTTACAGCGCTGCATTCGCTTCTTAATCCACGCCTATCTGCCAGCCTCCGCCTCAATTCATCATATTTATTTACGCAACGCCGCTAGCTTGCGTCCCGACTGGAGTTTGCCTCAGACTTTACAAGCATCACAGCAAGCAGTTAAATCAAAAGTTTAA
- a CDS encoding PIN domain-containing protein yields MTVAELYFGAYNSQRVLENLARAEDFIQNLPVLPLTAPALRKYGELKAELSKIGQTIAEFDLLIASVAVAENYTLVTNNTRHYSRISNLQAGKLDLT; encoded by the coding sequence ATCACGGTTGCTGAATTATATTTTGGTGCTTATAATTCTCAACGAGTATTGGAAAATTTAGCTCGTGCAGAAGACTTTATTCAAAACTTACCCGTTCTACCTTTAACCGCTCCTGCTCTGAGAAAGTATGGTGAATTAAAAGCAGAACTCAGTAAAATAGGACAAACTATTGCTGAATTTGATTTACTAATTGCTAGTGTTGCAGTTGCAGAAAATTACACTTTAGTAACAAACAATACTCGTCACTACAGCCGCATTTCTAATTTGCAGGCTGGAAAACTGGATTTAACCTAA